From Deltaproteobacteria bacterium, a single genomic window includes:
- a CDS encoding glycosyltransferase, translating to MPSLSDYRKVVGRNVIEELYILASHVGDRSIKMINSTAVGGGVAEMLHRVVPLLNELGVKARWEVIKGGDDFFDITKAFHNALQGKQETFQEHVFKTYLAYNEMNKEAMDFSEDLIVVHDPQPAALIHWHRNRKNRWVWRCHIDMSHPNRQVWDFLRPFVEEYDAAIFSSPLFSPPLAIPQYRFYPAIDPLADKNRDLDPPYIESVMEKYGIPRDKPIVTQISRYDPWKDPVGVIQAFKMARKHVDCRLLLVGDKAADDPEAEEVLVKVKEAAGEDPDIHIIFLISSIPTEINAFQRASDVVLQKSLREGFALTVSEALWKYRPVIGSAVGGIPAQIIHGYTGMLVHSVEGASLQIRKLLNQPQLARRLGENGHKRVQDEFLVTKVLKRYLLLLLALDHPQESTIFLE from the coding sequence ATCCCCAGCTTATCGGATTACAGGAAGGTTGTCGGCCGGAATGTGATCGAAGAACTCTATATTCTGGCCTCCCACGTGGGCGATCGCTCGATAAAGATGATCAACTCTACGGCCGTGGGTGGGGGTGTGGCCGAGATGCTGCACCGGGTGGTGCCCCTTCTAAACGAGCTGGGTGTGAAGGCCAGATGGGAAGTGATCAAGGGGGGCGACGACTTTTTCGACATAACAAAGGCCTTTCACAATGCCCTCCAAGGCAAGCAGGAAACCTTTCAAGAACACGTCTTCAAGACCTACCTGGCCTACAACGAGATGAACAAGGAGGCCATGGATTTCAGTGAAGACCTGATCGTGGTTCACGACCCGCAGCCCGCTGCCTTGATCCACTGGCACAGGAATCGAAAAAACAGATGGGTCTGGCGCTGCCATATCGATATGTCCCATCCCAACAGGCAGGTCTGGGATTTCTTGAGGCCGTTCGTGGAGGAGTACGACGCGGCGATCTTTTCTTCCCCGCTTTTCTCGCCGCCCCTTGCAATCCCTCAGTATCGCTTCTATCCAGCCATCGATCCTCTGGCCGACAAGAACAGAGACCTCGACCCCCCTTATATTGAGAGCGTCATGGAGAAGTATGGAATCCCCAGGGATAAACCCATTGTCACCCAGATCTCCCGATACGATCCCTGGAAAGACCCCGTGGGGGTGATCCAGGCTTTCAAGATGGCAAGAAAGCATGTGGACTGCCGTCTCCTGCTCGTGGGGGACAAGGCGGCCGACGATCCTGAGGCCGAGGAGGTTCTTGTAAAGGTAAAAGAGGCGGCAGGGGAGGATCCGGACATCCACATAATCTTTCTGATCTCATCCATTCCCACCGAGATAAACGCCTTTCAAAGGGCCTCGGATGTAGTCCTCCAGAAATCCCTCAGGGAAGGATTTGCCCTGACCGTCTCCGAAGCCCTCTGGAAATACCGTCCTGTCATCGGGAGCGCCGTGGGGGGTATTCCGGCACAGATCATTCACGGGTACACCGGAATGTTGGTTCATTCTGTCGAGGGGGCCAGTCTCCAGATTCGTAAGCTCCTCAACCAACCGCAATTGGCCCGGCGATTGGGCGAAAACGGCCACAAGCGAGTCCAGGACGAGTTCCTGGTCACCAAGGTCCTGAAACGCTACCTCCTCCTCCTCCTTGCCTTGGACCATCCTCAGGAGTCCACTATCTTTCTCGAGTAG